The Solanum lycopersicum chromosome 6, SLM_r2.1 genome has a window encoding:
- the LOC101260545 gene encoding uncharacterized protein: protein MTMSSSSFMRQLSGKEGWKSTSRRWGGGGGGNWKQMEAGFNNMCGGGNGYNGGLVMRKRVMVVVDQSSHTKHAMMWALTHVTNKGDILTLLHIVPHSSSSSSSHCANNKGFSSDSSSSSAAHLASSLGSLCKACKPEVEVEALVIQGPKMATVMSQVKKLEVSVLVLGQKKPSSLFSCLCGRSSEEEFVEQCINTLDCLTIGVRKQRQGMGGYLISTRWQKNFWLLA from the exons ATGACTATGAGTTCGAGTTCATTCATGAGGCAACTGAGTGGGAAAGAAGGGTGGAAATCGACGTCGAGGAGATGGGGTGGTGGGGGTGGAGGAAATTGGAAGCAAATGGAAGCTGGGTTTAACAACATGTGTGGTGGAGGAAATGGGTATAATGGTGGGTTAGTTATGAGGAAGAGAGTTATGGTGGTGGTGGATCAAAGTTCACATACAAAGCATGCTATGATGTGGGCTCTTACACATGTTACTAATAAAGGAGATATACTCACTCTTCTTCACATTGTTCCTCATTCTTCGTCTTCATCGTCTTCTCATTGTGCTAATAATAAGGGGTTTTCTTCTgattcatcttcttcatctgcTGCTCATCTTGCTAGTTCTCTTGGATCTCTTTGCAAGGCTTGTAAACCTGAA GTTGAAGTTGAAGCACTAGTAATACAAGGACCAAAAATGGCAACAGTAATGAGTCAAGTGAAGAAGCTGGAGGTGTCTGTGTTAGTCTTGGGTCAGAAAAAACCCTCTTCTCTCTTTAGCTG TCTGTGTGGGAGGAGCAGTGAAGAGGAATTTGTGGAACAATGCATCAACACATTGGATTGTTTGACAATAGGAGTAAGGAAGCAAAGACAAGGCATGGGAGGATACCTTATCAGCACTAGATGGCAGAAGAATTTCTGGCTATTGGCCtaa
- the LOC101260241 gene encoding UDP-galactose transporter 1, with protein MEESRLCQWTVIRSVLAILQWWGFNVTVIIMNKWIFQKMDFKFPLTVSCIHFICSAIGAYTVIKVLKLKPLIVVDPEDRWRRIFPMSFVFCINIVLGNVSLRYIPVSFMQTIKSFTPATTVILQWLVWSKHFDLRIWASLIPIVGGILLTSITELSFNTFGFCAALFGCLATSTKTILAESLLHGYKFDSINTVYYMAPFATMILALPALLLEGSGVVAWLQTDPPLLSSFFIIFGSGVLAFCLNFSIFYVIHSTTAVTFNVAGNLKVAVAVTCSWLIFRNPISMMNAVGCAITLVGCTFYGYVRHMLSQQTPGTPRTPRTPRKSMEFVPLVNEKLEDKV; from the exons ATGGAGGAAAGCAGGTTGTGTCAGTGGACTGTGATTCGATCTGTACTCGCCATTCTTCAATGGTGGGGTTTTAATGTCACTGTTATTATCATGAATAAGTGGATCTTTCAG AAAATGGATTTTAAGTTTCCTTTGACAGTGTCTTGCATACACTTTATCTGCTCAGCTATTGGTGCATACACGGTGATTAAAGTGCTAAAGCTTAAACCTCTTATTGTGGTTGACCCTGAGGATCGCTGGAGAAGGATTTTCCCCATGTCTTTCGTGTTTTGTATCAACATAGTGCTGGGCAATGTCAGCCTGCGCTACATCCCTGTTTCATTTATGCAAACGATAAAGTCATTCACCCCTGCTACTACAG TTATTTTGCAGTGGCTAGTTTGGAGCAAGCACTTTGACTTGCGGATTTGGGCATCTTTGATACCTATTGTTGGAGGAATTCTCCTCACCTCCATCACAGAGCTAAGTTTCAACACGTTTGGATTTTGTGCTGCCTTATTTGGTTGTCTGGCTACATCCACGAAGACTATCCTTGCAGAGTCTCTACTGCATGGTTACAAATTTGACAG CATAAACACGGTATATTATATGGCACCTTTTGCGACAATGATCTTGGCGCTACCAGCCTTACTATTGGAAGGCTCTGGGGTAGTGGCATGGCTACAGACGGATCCTCCACTTCTTTCAtccttctttattatttttggctcTGGTGTGCTGGCTTTCTGCCTCAATTTCTCTATCTTCTACGTCATTCACTCTACCACTGCAGTCACCTTTAATGTTGCTGGAAACCTCAAG GTTGCAGTTGCTGTAACTTGTTCATGGCTTATCTTTCGAAACCCAATCTCAATGATGAATGCTGTTGGATGTGCTATAACACTTGTGGGATGTACATTCTATGGGTACGTGAGGCACATGCTCTCACAACAAACACCAGGCACTCCCCGAACACCACGGACCCCCAGAAAAAGTATGGAGTTTGTCCCTCTAGTAAACGAGAAATTAGAGGATAAAGTCTAA